The proteins below are encoded in one region of Tsuneonella sp. CC-YZS046:
- a CDS encoding FAD-dependent oxidoreductase, with translation MHARQGGAGSAARRDSAPGRPRWTRWESMMEVDVVVIGSGAAGLTTAVVAANEGLKVLVVEKGELFGGTTAISLGAPWIIANPRQKEMGLEDDAAAGETYLRSVLGNLYDPAKVEAYIASGAEMVEYMESRTHVRWKGVPMPDYLSEHEGFRYGRTMLVEAFDGSVLGEYLPQMRVPLPGFVAFGSMQIDILEIDRFKQTLKGLDNFLFAAGRVLRYGLDVLRYGRGSYLANGNALVGRLLRSALDAKVELWRSAPAVGLLTEDGAVTGVTVERDRQRVTVKARRGVVLASGGFGANEELRGKFIPSADVHVSVQPEENAGDGIRLGQEAGGALGEVNPQNGVWAPVSVFRRKDGRLLKYPHFGPDRGKPGSIIVDESGKRFANEAATYQDFVNVMHERGIKRAFFIGNRQFLRSYGMGLALAAPYPLRDLVSQGYLVEAATLGELAGKIGVPAAALEETVAQFNVHAAKGEDPQFHRGASAYDPSQGDFTHEPNPNLAPVGEGPYYAITLYPGDVSTVLGMKTDADARVLDAGGNPIPGLYAVGLDQNTVFRGVYPGGGSGIGPGMTFGYRAARHLAGTDRSA, from the coding sequence ATCCACGCAAGGCAAGGTGGGGCCGGAAGCGCCGCCCGGCGGGATAGCGCGCCAGGCAGGCCGCGATGGACGAGATGGGAGAGCATGATGGAAGTCGATGTCGTCGTGATAGGTTCTGGCGCGGCCGGTTTGACCACGGCCGTGGTGGCCGCGAATGAGGGCCTGAAAGTCCTCGTGGTGGAAAAGGGCGAGCTGTTCGGCGGTACGACCGCCATTTCGCTGGGGGCGCCGTGGATCATCGCCAACCCCCGACAGAAGGAGATGGGCCTCGAAGACGACGCGGCGGCCGGCGAAACCTATCTGCGCAGCGTCCTCGGCAATCTCTACGATCCGGCGAAGGTCGAGGCCTATATCGCGTCCGGCGCCGAGATGGTCGAATATATGGAAAGCAGGACGCATGTCCGCTGGAAAGGCGTGCCGATGCCGGACTACCTGTCGGAGCACGAAGGCTTTCGCTACGGCAGGACCATGCTGGTGGAAGCGTTCGACGGCAGTGTCCTCGGAGAATACCTGCCGCAGATGCGCGTTCCGCTGCCCGGCTTCGTCGCCTTCGGCAGCATGCAGATCGACATCCTCGAAATCGACCGCTTCAAGCAAACTCTCAAGGGGCTGGACAATTTCCTGTTCGCCGCCGGCCGGGTGCTCCGCTACGGCCTTGATGTGCTGCGCTATGGCCGCGGCTCCTATCTCGCCAATGGCAATGCGCTGGTCGGCCGGCTGCTGCGATCCGCGCTGGATGCGAAGGTCGAGCTGTGGCGCAGCGCGCCGGCTGTCGGCCTGCTCACCGAAGATGGCGCGGTCACCGGGGTGACGGTGGAGCGTGATCGCCAAAGGGTGACGGTGAAGGCGCGGCGCGGCGTGGTGCTGGCCAGCGGCGGCTTCGGGGCGAACGAGGAACTGCGCGGGAAATTCATACCCAGCGCAGATGTGCATGTGTCCGTCCAGCCCGAGGAAAATGCGGGCGACGGCATCCGCCTGGGACAGGAAGCCGGCGGCGCACTGGGTGAGGTCAACCCCCAGAACGGCGTGTGGGCGCCTGTCTCCGTCTTCCGCCGCAAGGACGGGCGCCTGCTGAAATATCCGCATTTCGGGCCGGACCGGGGCAAGCCCGGCTCGATCATCGTGGACGAAAGCGGCAAGCGCTTCGCCAATGAGGCGGCGACCTATCAGGATTTCGTCAATGTCATGCATGAGCGCGGCATCAAGCGCGCCTTCTTCATCGGCAACCGTCAATTCCTGCGCAGCTACGGCATGGGGCTGGCCCTTGCCGCGCCCTATCCGCTCCGCGATCTGGTGTCGCAGGGCTATCTGGTCGAAGCGGCGACGCTGGGCGAGCTGGCCGGGAAGATCGGCGTGCCTGCGGCGGCGCTCGAGGAAACCGTCGCGCAGTTCAATGTCCATGCCGCCAAGGGGGAAGACCCGCAATTCCATCGCGGCGCCAGCGCCTACGACCCGTCGCAGGGGGATTTCACGCATGAGCCGAACCCCAATCTCGCGCCGGTGGGCGAAGGGCCGTATTACGCGATCACTCTGTATCCTGGGGATGTGAGCACTGTCCTCGGCATGAAGACGGATGCCGACGCGCGCGTGCTGGACGCGGGCGGAAACCCCATCCCGGGCCTCTATGCGGTCGGCCTCGATCAGAACACTGTGTTCCGGGGGGTCTATCCCGGTGGCGGCTCCGGCATCGGCCCCGGCATGACCTTCGGTTACAGGGCGGCGCGTCACCTCGCGGGGACCGACCGCTCCGCATAA
- a CDS encoding metallopeptidase family protein, producing the protein MDETLPDMPDIAAMERLALRAVERLPEIFRAYLKGALFRVEEFADEETLAELGIDDPLELSGVYQGRPVGDQSIWESGEFPPVITLFRAALLDECAETGVDLEELITHVVVHEVGHHFGLSDEDMEAIEDSAR; encoded by the coding sequence ATGGACGAAACCTTGCCTGACATGCCCGACATCGCGGCGATGGAGCGGCTGGCGCTGCGCGCGGTCGAAAGGCTGCCCGAAATATTCCGCGCATATTTGAAAGGCGCGCTTTTTCGCGTGGAGGAATTTGCGGATGAGGAAACGCTGGCCGAACTCGGCATCGACGATCCGCTGGAACTGAGCGGGGTTTACCAGGGCCGGCCCGTGGGTGACCAGTCGATCTGGGAATCGGGCGAGTTTCCGCCGGTCATCACGCTTTTCCGCGCGGCTCTGCTGGATGAATGCGCGGAAACCGGAGTAGATCTGGAAGAGCTTATCACCCATGTCGTCGTGCATGAAGTGGGGCATCATTTCGGCCTTTCGGACGAGGACATGGAGGCGATCGAGGACAGCGCGCGCTGA
- the rnk gene encoding nucleoside diphosphate kinase regulator, giving the protein MTRNTARRRPPIDMIDTEADALTNLAMGVEDRLPEVSGMLLDEIARARICSAQKIGADVVTMHSTVEFSDEASGAKRTVQLVYPKDADIAANCISILTPIGAGLIGLRQGQSIIWPDRSGHERVLRIDRVQQGSEIAENE; this is encoded by the coding sequence ATGACCAGAAATACCGCCCGCCGGCGGCCCCCGATCGATATGATCGACACGGAAGCGGATGCCTTGACCAACCTTGCGATGGGGGTCGAAGACCGCTTGCCGGAAGTGAGCGGGATGCTGCTCGACGAGATTGCCCGCGCCCGGATATGCAGCGCCCAGAAGATCGGCGCGGATGTGGTGACGATGCACTCCACCGTCGAATTCAGCGACGAGGCGAGCGGCGCGAAGCGGACGGTCCAGCTGGTCTATCCGAAGGATGCGGACATCGCGGCGAATTGCATATCAATCCTGACGCCGATAGGTGCGGGCCTGATCGGGCTGCGCCAGGGGCAATCGATCATCTGGCCGGACCGCAGCGGCCATGAGCGGGTGTTGAGGATCGACCGGGTCCAGCAAGGCTCGGAAATCGCGGAAAACGAATGA